The Nitrospira tepida genome includes a window with the following:
- a CDS encoding CDP-alcohol phosphatidyltransferase family protein translates to MNIPNSLTTLRILLIPVFVGFLVYEQVDRALLVLVIAGLTDALDGTVARIINQRTRLGAILDPLADKLLMVSGFVALSALHLIPSWVVILVVSRDFILIVGTLVARLTESPLDITPTVLGKATTVFQLSYLVLILLFRATSRDVAQLDPLLYATAAVTLASGLHYLYRGFLRVSTRDI, encoded by the coding sequence ATGAATATCCCCAACAGTCTGACCACGCTGCGAATCCTGCTCATTCCGGTTTTTGTCGGCTTTCTCGTCTATGAACAGGTCGATCGGGCTCTGCTCGTCCTGGTAATAGCGGGCTTGACGGACGCGTTGGATGGAACGGTGGCGCGGATCATCAACCAACGGACTCGCCTCGGGGCGATTCTGGATCCGCTGGCGGACAAGCTGCTCATGGTGTCCGGCTTTGTCGCCCTGTCGGCGTTGCACTTGATTCCATCCTGGGTGGTGATTCTGGTGGTCAGCCGCGACTTTATTCTGATCGTGGGAACCTTGGTCGCCCGGTTGACCGAGTCGCCGCTCGACATCACGCCGACCGTGCTGGGCAAGGCCACGACGGTGTTTCAATTGTCCTACCTCGTGCTGATCCTGCTGTTTCGCGCCACGAGCCGCGACGTGGCGCAGCTCGACCCCCTGCTCTATGCGACCGCCGCCGTGACGCTGGCGTCCGGGCTCCACTACCTGTACCGCGGGTTCCTGCGGGTCAGCACGCGAGACATCTGA
- a CDS encoding type II secretion system F family protein — protein sequence MATFAYVGKTRQGAVKKGELTAKTRDEAVDQLRKQNVIVTSLEEKQGGEGLGKLSFGSGIKDKDIVVFTRQFGTMINAGLPLVQCLDILGTQSENKVLGKAVTEVKTSVESGSTLADALRKHPKVFDELYVNMIHAGEVGGLLDTILGRLAKHIEKAMKLKGQIKSAMVYPSAIIGVAVIVITILMIWVIPIFAKMFAEMSGGKMGLPAPTQIVIDLSNFMKSYILFMIAGAIAAIVALKRYYKTPNGKLTIDRLLLKTPIFGDLIRKAAVAKFTRTLGTLITSGVPLLEGLSICAKTAGNKIIEIAIMDARISISGGKTIAEPLSKSNVFPKMVTHMIAVGESTGALDNMLGKIADFYEDEVDQAVAALTSLLEPIMMVFLGTIIGFIVIAMYLPIFQMASAIG from the coding sequence ATGGCTACATTCGCCTATGTCGGGAAGACGCGGCAAGGAGCGGTCAAAAAGGGGGAACTCACCGCAAAGACCCGCGATGAGGCGGTGGACCAGTTGCGCAAGCAGAACGTCATCGTCACCAGTCTGGAAGAAAAGCAGGGCGGCGAAGGCCTCGGCAAGCTGTCTTTCGGATCGGGCATCAAGGACAAAGACATCGTCGTGTTCACCCGGCAGTTCGGCACGATGATCAACGCGGGCCTTCCCCTCGTGCAATGCCTGGATATTCTCGGCACGCAGTCGGAAAACAAGGTGCTGGGCAAGGCCGTGACGGAGGTGAAAACCTCGGTCGAAAGCGGCAGCACGTTGGCGGACGCCCTCCGCAAGCATCCCAAAGTCTTCGACGAACTCTACGTCAACATGATCCATGCGGGAGAGGTCGGCGGGTTGCTCGACACGATCCTCGGCCGTCTGGCCAAACACATCGAAAAGGCCATGAAGCTGAAGGGGCAGATCAAATCGGCCATGGTCTACCCTTCGGCCATCATCGGCGTGGCGGTCATCGTCATCACGATCCTGATGATCTGGGTGATTCCGATCTTCGCCAAGATGTTCGCGGAAATGTCCGGCGGCAAGATGGGCCTGCCGGCGCCCACCCAGATCGTGATCGATCTCAGCAACTTCATGAAAAGCTACATTCTCTTCATGATCGCGGGAGCCATTGCGGCGATCGTGGCGCTCAAACGCTATTACAAAACGCCGAACGGCAAGTTGACCATCGACCGCCTGTTGCTCAAGACGCCGATTTTCGGCGACCTGATTCGCAAGGCGGCCGTCGCCAAGTTCACGCGGACGCTGGGCACCCTCATCACGAGCGGGGTGCCGCTGTTGGAAGGTCTCTCCATTTGCGCGAAGACCGCCGGGAACAAGATCATCGAAATCGCCATCATGGACGCGCGGATCAGCATCAGCGGCGGGAAAACCATCGCCGAGCCGCTGTCCAAGAGCAATGTCTTTCCGAAAATGGTCACGCACATGATCGCGGTCGGCGAATCCACCGGCGCCCTCGACAACATGCTCGGCAAGATCGCCGATTTCTACGAGGATGAAGTGGACCAGGCGGTTGCGGCCCTCACCTCGCTGCTGGAGCCCATCATGATGGTCTTTCTCGGCACCATCATCGGGTTCATCGTGATCGCCATGTATTTGCCGATCTTCCAGATGGCGTCGGCCATCGGATAG
- a CDS encoding two-component system sensor histidine kinase NtrB — protein MDSLRARLQWLMGIRVIVVTLLLGFSLGLQTSGGQPVRMSYGLIGCSYLITVPYLWILPRLRSERWIAGLSYSQIAVDLLLETVLIAKTGGVESPFVVLYVITVSLASLVPGQRVAQVTGTSAVLLFAVLVFSQLGEVGRVSDWTGPTKMAAHEALWTFGVNGLAVLLVGLLSGALAEQLRRADETLHEKEQGFARLQVFHESVVQSISSGVFTTDGQGRLTAFNRAAREITGYEWADIHHRSWREVFNWRPGDHEADGVVFAEPMRFEVECKRSNGARLVLGMTVSPLHERGVQTGLVGVFKDLTEIRDLEEEMRRKEWLAKLGEMSAGMAHEIRNPLGALAGAMQMLSREQSHDEANRHLMDIAVREARRLDDIITAFLQYAKPPALNLAEQDINAILTDTLELIRHEANKRPNLSIETRLLSGPAMAQVDHNQMKQVFWNLAVNAFDAMPGGGRLRITTERRRIDAGERRGEVVEIAFRDTGAGIAKEHLDKIFLPFFTTKRHGSGLGLAAVHRIVDQHGGWIRVESQAGQGSQFVVCLPRTAGAGPRLWHEGREPWKKS, from the coding sequence ATGGACAGCCTTCGCGCACGACTCCAGTGGCTGATGGGAATTCGCGTCATCGTGGTGACGCTGCTCCTGGGGTTTTCGCTTGGCCTGCAGACGTCCGGCGGGCAGCCCGTCCGGATGTCTTACGGACTCATCGGCTGTTCCTACCTGATCACCGTGCCCTATCTCTGGATCCTGCCCCGGTTGCGGAGCGAGCGATGGATCGCCGGCCTGTCCTACAGCCAGATCGCCGTCGATCTGTTGCTTGAAACGGTGTTGATCGCAAAAACCGGCGGGGTGGAGAGCCCGTTCGTGGTCCTGTACGTCATCACCGTCAGCTTGGCCAGTCTCGTACCCGGCCAGCGGGTGGCGCAAGTCACCGGGACGAGCGCCGTCCTGCTCTTCGCCGTCTTGGTGTTCAGCCAGTTGGGCGAGGTCGGGAGGGTATCGGATTGGACGGGGCCCACCAAGATGGCGGCGCACGAAGCGCTTTGGACCTTCGGCGTCAACGGCCTGGCCGTGCTCCTCGTCGGGCTGCTCAGCGGAGCGCTGGCGGAACAGCTTCGCCGGGCCGACGAAACCCTGCACGAGAAAGAGCAGGGCTTCGCCCGGTTGCAGGTGTTCCACGAAAGCGTGGTGCAGAGCATCAGCAGCGGGGTGTTCACGACGGACGGGCAGGGCCGTCTGACAGCCTTCAATCGCGCGGCCCGCGAGATCACCGGCTATGAGTGGGCGGATATCCATCATCGATCCTGGCGGGAGGTGTTCAACTGGCGGCCGGGGGATCATGAGGCCGACGGGGTCGTCTTTGCGGAGCCGATGCGTTTCGAGGTGGAATGCAAGCGATCGAACGGCGCCCGGCTGGTGCTCGGCATGACGGTGTCGCCGCTGCATGAACGGGGAGTGCAAACGGGTCTCGTCGGCGTCTTCAAAGACCTGACGGAGATCCGCGATCTTGAAGAAGAGATGCGGCGCAAGGAATGGCTCGCCAAGCTTGGAGAGATGTCCGCCGGCATGGCCCATGAAATCCGGAACCCGCTCGGCGCGCTGGCGGGCGCGATGCAAATGCTCAGCCGGGAGCAGTCGCACGATGAGGCCAACCGGCATTTGATGGACATCGCGGTGCGCGAGGCGCGGCGGTTGGACGACATCATCACGGCCTTCCTGCAATATGCCAAGCCGCCCGCGCTGAACCTGGCCGAGCAGGACATCAACGCGATCCTGACGGATACGCTGGAGCTGATCCGCCACGAGGCCAACAAGCGCCCCAACCTGTCCATCGAGACGCGGTTGCTGTCGGGGCCGGCGATGGCGCAGGTCGATCACAATCAGATGAAGCAGGTGTTTTGGAACCTGGCCGTCAACGCGTTCGACGCCATGCCGGGCGGGGGCCGTTTGCGGATCACGACGGAACGGCGGCGGATCGACGCGGGAGAACGACGCGGAGAAGTCGTCGAGATCGCGTTTCGGGACACGGGGGCCGGCATCGCGAAAGAGCATTTGGACAAGATCTTTCTGCCGTTCTTCACGACCAAGCGCCACGGGTCGGGGTTGGGGCTGGCGGCGGTGCATCGCATCGTCGACCAGCACGGCGGGTGGATCCGGGTGGAAAGTCAGGCGGGCCAAGGCTCGCAGTTTGTCGTCTGTTTACCGCGGACGGCGGGAGCCGGACCGCGATTGTGGCACGAAGGACGGGAACCGTGGAAAAAATCCTAG
- a CDS encoding sigma-54-dependent transcriptional regulator, giving the protein MEKILVVDDEPSLRDVLGIMLKKAGYTTTLAADGEEAVSQVNKEIYDLVITDLKMPGVGGMEVLKAVKSASPDTVVLVVTAFGSPDTAVEAMKLGAYDYLTKPFQVDEVQLIIRNALEKRRLSAENMLLKREMASHSSLSSIIGQSEAMQQVFDVIRKVADTRSNVLICGESGTGKELVARAIHYNSARSQMPFVAVNCSAMPETLLESELFGHMKGSFTGAMANKAGLFEIANGGTIFLDEIGDMTMATQVKLLRVIQEREFRRVGGTQDVKVDVRIVAATNRDLERAVAEGGFREDLYYRLDVIPIRLPPLRLRTGDIPLLVQHFLERFSKESGKPSPAITPEAVQALVSHEFRGNVRELENLIERAVAFSTGGAITADDVRAWLHKPAAAQAYPTDLPPEGLDLEGLICKIEKDLLMKALERSGWVKKKAARLLQLNTRSFRYRLEKYAIKGGRD; this is encoded by the coding sequence GTGGAAAAAATCCTAGTCGTCGATGATGAGCCGAGTTTGCGGGACGTGTTGGGGATCATGCTGAAAAAGGCGGGCTATACGACCACGTTGGCGGCCGACGGAGAAGAGGCCGTCTCGCAGGTCAACAAGGAGATCTATGATCTGGTCATTACGGATCTCAAGATGCCCGGAGTCGGCGGGATGGAAGTCCTTAAGGCCGTGAAGTCCGCCTCTCCGGACACGGTGGTGTTGGTCGTCACCGCGTTCGGCTCTCCCGACACGGCCGTCGAGGCGATGAAACTCGGCGCCTATGACTATCTGACGAAGCCCTTTCAGGTCGATGAAGTCCAACTCATCATCCGGAACGCGCTCGAAAAGCGGCGGCTCTCGGCCGAGAACATGTTGCTCAAACGGGAAATGGCGAGCCATTCCTCGCTCTCCAGCATCATCGGACAAAGCGAGGCGATGCAACAGGTGTTCGATGTCATCCGCAAGGTGGCGGACACGCGGAGCAATGTGTTGATCTGCGGGGAGAGCGGGACCGGGAAGGAACTGGTGGCCCGGGCGATCCACTACAACAGCGCCAGAAGCCAGATGCCGTTCGTGGCCGTGAACTGCAGCGCCATGCCCGAAACCCTGCTGGAAAGCGAGTTGTTCGGCCACATGAAGGGGTCGTTCACCGGCGCCATGGCGAACAAGGCCGGCCTCTTCGAAATCGCCAACGGAGGCACGATCTTCCTGGACGAGATCGGCGACATGACCATGGCGACCCAGGTCAAGCTCCTGCGCGTGATCCAGGAACGGGAGTTCCGCCGGGTCGGCGGAACCCAGGATGTCAAGGTGGACGTGCGCATCGTGGCGGCGACCAACCGCGACCTGGAGCGGGCGGTGGCCGAAGGAGGTTTCCGCGAGGATCTCTATTACCGGCTCGACGTGATTCCGATCCGCCTGCCGCCCTTGCGGCTGCGCACCGGCGACATTCCGCTGCTCGTGCAGCATTTTCTGGAGAGGTTCTCCAAGGAGTCGGGCAAGCCGAGTCCGGCGATCACCCCTGAGGCCGTGCAGGCGCTGGTTTCGCACGAATTCAGGGGCAACGTGCGGGAGTTGGAGAATCTCATCGAACGGGCCGTGGCCTTCTCCACCGGCGGGGCGATCACGGCCGACGACGTGCGGGCATGGTTGCACAAGCCGGCCGCGGCCCAGGCCTATCCCACGGATCTTCCGCCCGAAGGGTTGGATTTGGAAGGCCTCATCTGTAAAATAGAAAAAGATTTGCTGATGAAGGCCCTGGAACGATCGGGCTGGGTCAAGAAAAAGGCCGCCCGCCTGTTGCAGCTCAACACGCGCTCATTCCGGTATCGGCTCGAGAAATATGCCATTAAAGGGGGGCGCGACTGA
- the ispE gene encoding 4-(cytidine 5'-diphospho)-2-C-methyl-D-erythritol kinase: MPLKGGATDFGPISAGASETFPPSSRQVSVAAPAKVNLVLRILDRRPDGYHNLWSVMQTVDLKDEVVLRVGLQPGRIELTCDQPDMPLGSDNLVCRAAALVLERARLDHGLTIDLRKRIPMGAGLGGGSSDAAATILGLNRLLDLGWSAQQMAEVGASLGSDIPFFFFAPCAKVGGRGDLVSPLDLTGRRAVLLVNPGFGVETKWAYQTLAAARASAPALGKDLAELDRRQSISWDALRPLMGNDFEDVVFPHHPVLREIKETLLSHGAESAFLSGTGATVFGIFESFSEATRAGNLFAGKPGWRTVAAETETTPLAVSVGSPSRGPS, encoded by the coding sequence ATGCCATTAAAGGGGGGCGCGACTGACTTCGGGCCGATCTCCGCAGGAGCCTCGGAAACCTTCCCACCTTCCTCGCGCCAGGTGTCGGTCGCGGCGCCGGCCAAGGTCAACCTGGTCCTGAGAATCCTCGACCGGCGCCCCGACGGATACCACAACCTCTGGTCCGTCATGCAGACGGTGGATCTGAAGGACGAGGTCGTCCTGCGAGTCGGATTGCAGCCTGGCCGTATCGAGTTGACCTGTGATCAGCCCGACATGCCCTTGGGATCCGACAATCTTGTTTGCCGGGCGGCCGCGCTGGTGCTGGAGCGCGCGCGTCTTGACCACGGTCTCACCATCGATCTGCGCAAACGAATACCCATGGGAGCCGGGCTCGGCGGCGGGAGTAGCGATGCGGCCGCGACCATTTTGGGCCTGAACCGCCTCCTTGATCTCGGATGGTCCGCGCAGCAAATGGCCGAGGTCGGCGCATCGTTGGGCAGCGACATCCCGTTCTTTTTCTTCGCCCCCTGCGCCAAGGTCGGCGGACGGGGTGACCTGGTCAGTCCGCTGGACCTGACTGGCCGGCGGGCGGTGCTCTTGGTGAATCCCGGGTTCGGCGTCGAGACCAAGTGGGCCTATCAGACCTTAGCCGCAGCCCGCGCGTCGGCCCCGGCGCTGGGAAAGGACTTGGCAGAGTTGGACCGGCGACAGTCGATCTCCTGGGATGCGTTGCGACCGCTGATGGGGAATGATTTTGAAGACGTGGTCTTCCCTCACCATCCGGTTTTGCGAGAGATCAAAGAGACGTTGCTTTCCCACGGAGCCGAATCGGCGTTCCTGTCCGGGACCGGCGCAACGGTTTTCGGGATCTTTGAGTCCTTCTCCGAGGCAACTCGGGCCGGGAATCTGTTTGCCGGGAAGCCGGGATGGCGGACCGTAGCGGCCGAGACGGAAACCACGCCGCTGGCCGTATCCGTCGGCTCCCCTTCGCGCGGGCCTTCTTGA
- a CDS encoding ribose-phosphate diphosphokinase: MHRELKLFSGTANPALAQEMGQYLGIPVGEATVSSFSDGEIRVKIEENVRGADVFVVQSCCQPVNDSIMELLIMIDALKRSSASRITAVIPYFGYARQDRKDQPRVPISAKLVADLITTAGTDRVLTMDLHAGQIQGFFNIPVDHLYAAPVLLDYITKKQIADLVVVSPDAGGVERARAIAKRMQASLAIIDKRREGPNQAQIMNIIGDVEGRSALLLDDMIDTAGTIVQGAQACAEKGARQVWTACTHAVLSGPALDRLQQSCLSEVVVTNTIPLKGKELTCPKLHVLSVAPLLGEAIARIHSEESVSSLFA; encoded by the coding sequence ATGCACCGTGAATTGAAACTGTTTTCCGGAACGGCGAACCCTGCACTGGCCCAAGAGATGGGCCAATATTTGGGCATTCCTGTGGGGGAGGCGACCGTCTCCTCGTTCAGCGATGGGGAGATCCGGGTCAAGATCGAGGAGAACGTACGGGGCGCCGACGTGTTTGTCGTCCAGTCCTGCTGCCAGCCGGTCAACGACTCCATCATGGAGCTGTTGATCATGATCGACGCCTTGAAGCGGTCCTCGGCCTCGCGCATTACCGCGGTGATTCCCTATTTCGGCTACGCCCGGCAGGATCGAAAGGACCAGCCGCGCGTTCCGATCTCCGCCAAGCTTGTGGCCGATCTGATCACGACCGCCGGGACCGATCGCGTCCTGACGATGGATCTGCATGCCGGACAGATCCAAGGGTTCTTCAACATTCCCGTGGATCACTTGTATGCGGCGCCGGTCCTCCTGGATTACATCACGAAGAAACAGATTGCGGACCTTGTGGTCGTGTCGCCCGACGCGGGCGGCGTGGAGCGGGCCCGGGCCATCGCGAAGCGGATGCAGGCGAGTTTGGCGATCATCGATAAGCGGCGGGAAGGGCCCAACCAGGCCCAGATCATGAACATCATCGGCGATGTCGAAGGGCGCAGCGCGCTGTTGCTCGACGACATGATCGACACCGCCGGCACCATCGTCCAGGGCGCGCAGGCCTGCGCGGAGAAGGGCGCGCGCCAGGTGTGGACGGCCTGTACGCACGCCGTCCTGTCCGGCCCGGCCCTCGACCGGCTGCAACAGTCCTGTCTCTCGGAGGTGGTGGTGACCAACACCATTCCGCTCAAGGGCAAGGAACTGACCTGCCCGAAGCTGCACGTATTGTCGGTTGCGCCCCTGCTTGGGGAAGCGATCGCGCGGATCCATTCGGAAGAGTCGGTCAGTTCGTTGTTTGCCTAG
- a CDS encoding 50S ribosomal protein L25: MKFEVTAGIRDRGGKGVARQLRRNGKIPAVLYGQGECLLLTMSPDSLVKIVKSHAATTALISVTLDGGVSGAKTRTALLRDFQVDPVSGEVLHADLFEVSMDKAIRIKVPVSLIGGTPAGLKEGGVLHHNLRELHVECLPSQIPDAIQVDASGLNIGQGIHVKELQAIEGVRFLDDPDQMVVSVAVPISEAKLEALLTTGPPAEPGKEPEVIAKGKEAAAAKEGAAPAAGEKAGAAAAPAAGAEKKEASKAEKKEAKK, encoded by the coding sequence ATGAAGTTCGAGGTGACGGCAGGTATCAGGGATCGGGGCGGAAAAGGGGTGGCGAGACAGTTGCGGCGCAACGGCAAGATCCCCGCCGTCCTCTATGGGCAGGGCGAGTGTCTCCTGCTGACCATGTCGCCCGATTCGCTGGTCAAGATCGTGAAATCCCATGCAGCCACCACGGCCTTGATTTCCGTGACTCTCGACGGGGGCGTCTCCGGGGCCAAGACGCGCACGGCCCTGCTGCGCGATTTCCAGGTCGATCCGGTGAGCGGCGAAGTCCTGCACGCCGACCTGTTTGAGGTGTCCATGGACAAGGCCATTCGGATCAAGGTGCCGGTGAGCCTCATCGGAGGGACCCCGGCCGGATTGAAGGAAGGCGGCGTGCTGCACCATAATCTGCGCGAACTCCACGTGGAATGTTTGCCTTCGCAGATCCCGGATGCCATTCAGGTCGATGCGTCCGGGTTGAATATCGGACAAGGCATTCATGTCAAGGAACTGCAGGCAATCGAGGGCGTGCGGTTCTTGGATGACCCGGATCAGATGGTGGTCAGTGTCGCGGTGCCCATCTCCGAGGCCAAGCTCGAAGCCTTGCTCACCACCGGACCGCCTGCAGAGCCAGGCAAGGAACCGGAAGTGATCGCCAAGGGCAAGGAAGCGGCGGCGGCAAAGGAAGGGGCCGCCCCGGCGGCCGGTGAAAAGGCCGGCGCCGCCGCGGCTCCGGCAGCCGGGGCCGAGAAGAAGGAAGCCTCGAAGGCTGAAAAGAAAGAAGCCAAGAAATAG
- the pth gene encoding aminoacyl-tRNA hydrolase, with protein sequence MWIVVGLGNPGTRYATTRHNVGALALKRAAASWSIPLRQAGARMVGEGSIGSNRVLLAGPLGWMNESGPPLRALLNDYQISPDRLIVIHDDLDMEFGRLRLRRAGGSGGHNGLKSILQSLGTPEFCRLKIGIGRPAPGQDSADYVLEPFSDEETERLPDILDRAIRAVECVVAEGIEAAMNRFNPLASEA encoded by the coding sequence TTGTGGATTGTCGTCGGTCTTGGCAACCCCGGTACCCGGTATGCCACGACCCGGCACAATGTCGGTGCGCTCGCCCTCAAGCGGGCCGCGGCTTCCTGGAGCATCCCGCTCCGGCAGGCGGGAGCCCGAATGGTCGGCGAAGGGTCGATCGGGTCAAACCGCGTGCTGCTGGCCGGTCCGCTGGGATGGATGAATGAGTCCGGCCCGCCCCTCCGTGCCTTGCTGAACGACTACCAGATCTCTCCGGACAGGCTGATTGTGATCCATGACGACCTCGATATGGAGTTCGGGCGGCTGCGTCTCCGCCGCGCCGGCGGGTCGGGAGGCCATAATGGACTCAAGTCGATTCTCCAATCGCTCGGCACTCCGGAGTTTTGCCGCCTCAAGATCGGCATCGGCCGTCCGGCGCCGGGCCAGGACTCGGCCGACTACGTGCTGGAGCCGTTTTCGGATGAAGAAACCGAACGGTTGCCCGACATCCTGGATCGCGCGATCCGTGCGGTGGAATGTGTGGTGGCGGAAGGGATCGAGGCGGCCATGAACCGGTTCAACCCGTTAGCGTCGGAGGCCTGA
- the ychF gene encoding redox-regulated ATPase YchF, protein MGLCCGMIGLPNVGKTTVFNALVGGGALAANYPFATVDPNIGIAPVPDPRLVKLTEIFKSKKTTPSTLEVRDIAGLVEGASKGEGLGNQFLGHIREVDALLHVVRCFQGTDVVHVSGKVDPLRDIATIETELMLADLETLDRRKQRVEKKVRSGDKKAAMELEFLGRLMERLAKGEWLGNLSYTADERAILTECQLLAAKPVLFVANVTEGTGSDEALVAKVREFADQRGARVVTICGQLEAELASLPESERADFLKEMGLAESGLVRLTREAYTLLHLITFFTAGEQESRAWPILRGTKAPQAAGKIHSDMERGFIRAEVYHYDDLLACGSEAKVKEKGLFRLEGKDYVMKEGDIVFFRFNV, encoded by the coding sequence ATGGGACTGTGCTGCGGCATGATCGGACTCCCGAACGTGGGCAAGACCACGGTCTTCAACGCGCTGGTCGGAGGCGGGGCCCTGGCGGCCAACTATCCCTTCGCCACGGTCGATCCGAATATCGGAATCGCGCCGGTGCCCGATCCTCGCCTGGTGAAGCTGACCGAGATCTTCAAATCCAAAAAGACTACGCCCAGCACCCTCGAGGTCCGCGACATCGCCGGTCTGGTCGAAGGGGCGAGCAAGGGGGAGGGCCTGGGCAACCAATTTTTGGGACACATTCGCGAAGTCGATGCGCTCCTCCATGTCGTCCGCTGCTTTCAAGGCACGGACGTGGTGCACGTCAGCGGCAAGGTCGATCCGTTGCGGGATATTGCGACGATCGAAACGGAACTGATGCTGGCCGATCTGGAGACGCTCGATCGGCGCAAACAACGGGTTGAAAAGAAGGTCCGGTCCGGGGACAAGAAGGCCGCCATGGAGCTGGAGTTTCTGGGACGGTTGATGGAGCGTCTGGCCAAGGGCGAGTGGCTCGGTAATCTCTCCTACACGGCGGATGAGCGGGCGATCCTGACCGAGTGCCAACTGCTGGCGGCCAAGCCGGTGCTGTTCGTCGCGAACGTGACCGAAGGGACTGGGTCAGACGAGGCGTTGGTCGCCAAGGTGAGAGAGTTCGCGGACCAACGGGGGGCGCGAGTCGTCACGATCTGCGGCCAACTGGAAGCGGAGCTGGCGTCCCTGCCGGAAAGCGAGCGGGCCGACTTCCTCAAAGAAATGGGCTTGGCGGAATCAGGCCTCGTGCGCCTGACGCGCGAAGCCTATACCCTCCTGCACCTGATCACGTTCTTCACGGCCGGCGAACAGGAATCCAGGGCCTGGCCGATTCTCCGAGGCACCAAAGCTCCTCAGGCCGCGGGTAAGATCCACTCCGACATGGAGCGAGGCTTCATCCGCGCCGAGGTCTACCACTACGATGATCTGCTCGCCTGCGGGTCGGAGGCCAAGGTCAAGGAGAAGGGCCTCTTCCGGCTGGAGGGGAAAGACTACGTGATGAAGGAAGGCGACATCGTCTTCTTCCGTTTCAACGTGTAG
- a CDS encoding HNH endonuclease has translation MKSSASSSPRPVVFVLVGWARRYDGTEVITGNHAYLKNHPEDNSEAQAFVRHNDGYYYCTAGSGELHERQADIVYVARHDGSDTYKVVGLYKQAVVTETSPWTTVRTRFARLIPVNKRPTIPNWPSGQGVRRWARRLLSTGRTHPGLLAIYRSLRWPQRPSRRESIDSDPELIAFEGRQRHLFILHRVREAKLRAAKIRQGLREGKGRLKCQVPGCGFDFFRTYGEIGHRFAIVHHTVPLAASASAGSRWSLSDLAIVCANCHVMIHRGGACRPIKSLIKRQQSR, from the coding sequence ATGAAATCCAGCGCCAGTTCCTCACCTCGACCAGTAGTATTCGTTCTTGTTGGATGGGCGCGTCGATACGACGGAACCGAAGTAATAACCGGAAACCACGCATATCTCAAAAACCATCCAGAGGACAACTCAGAGGCCCAGGCCTTCGTCCGTCACAACGATGGCTATTATTACTGCACCGCTGGGAGCGGCGAACTTCATGAGCGACAGGCTGACATCGTGTACGTGGCACGCCATGACGGGAGTGATACGTACAAAGTGGTCGGACTCTACAAGCAGGCTGTAGTAACCGAAACCAGTCCCTGGACAACTGTTCGTACAAGATTCGCGAGGCTCATCCCTGTAAACAAGCGCCCTACGATTCCCAATTGGCCCTCCGGACAAGGTGTGCGTCGGTGGGCTCGCCGGTTGCTCAGCACCGGGCGCACGCATCCCGGACTCTTGGCCATTTATCGCTCCCTGCGGTGGCCTCAACGCCCTTCCCGAAGGGAGTCCATAGATTCTGATCCAGAGCTTATAGCGTTCGAGGGACGGCAACGACACCTCTTTATCCTCCATCGCGTCCGCGAAGCCAAACTTCGAGCTGCTAAGATTCGGCAAGGACTCCGCGAAGGGAAGGGGCGCCTCAAGTGCCAAGTTCCGGGTTGCGGATTTGATTTCTTCCGGACCTATGGTGAGATCGGGCACAGATTTGCCATCGTTCACCATACGGTACCACTTGCAGCTTCCGCATCAGCTGGATCTCGATGGTCCCTAAGCGATCTAGCCATAGTCTGTGCGAACTGCCACGTAATGATTCACCGCGGTGGCGCATGCCGTCCAATCAAGTCTCTTATCAAGAGGCAGCAGTCGCGGTGA
- a CDS encoding alcohol dehydrogenase catalytic domain-containing protein encodes MVEEECPEPKDGEVRVRVLAAGVCLPDLMMREGVHPETPPLPFTPGWDLIGVVDRLGRGVFGIEPGQIVAALPITGAYAEFVCLPLHELVPVPSGLDPPRLSASY; translated from the coding sequence GTGGTTGAAGAAGAGTGTCCCGAGCCGAAGGACGGGGAAGTGCGGGTGAGAGTGCTGGCTGCGGGGGTCTGCCTGCCCGACCTCATGATGCGCGAGGGCGTTCACCCCGAGACGCCTCCTCTGCCCTTCACGCCAGGATGGGATCTGATCGGCGTGGTGGATCGGCTCGGCCGAGGTGTTTTTGGAATCGAACCAGGCCAGATCGTTGCCGCGCTGCCGATCACCGGCGCGTATGCGGAGTTCGTCTGCCTGCCGCTACATGAACTGGTTCCAGTACCATCCGGGTTGGACCCGCCGAGGCTGTCAGCCTCGTATTGA